From a single Athene noctua chromosome 2, bAthNoc1.hap1.1, whole genome shotgun sequence genomic region:
- the LOC141958229 gene encoding uncharacterized protein LOC141958229, translated as MTDLASSPGENPFAFPGGEEGLGDEKALVIHSQAEDEAEKEFKCILCGERFGQQPSLARHQKHHAGERAFICAECGKAFSLKHNLIIHQRIHTGERPYQCGICQKSFSLKQNLLTHQRIHSGEKPFSCQRCGKRFREQRFLLNHQRTHAEDRPGTAAEVQPGGSRSPEPQEAASGPFACTRCGKSFGCRSSLAAHQRSHGGERPFACPDCGKTFSQKGSLRIHRRTHSGDTPFACAQCGKSFAQKVNLTAHQRTHGAEAALTE; from the exons ATGACGGACCTGGCTTCGTCGCCGGGCGAGAACCCCTTCGCCTTCCCAGGCGGTGAGGAGGGCCTGGGGGACGAGAAGGCGCTGGTGATCCACAGCCAGGCGGAGGACGAGGCCGAGAAGGAGTTCAAGTGCATCCTCTGCGGGGAACGCTTCGGCCAGCAGCCCAGCCTCGCCCGGCACCAGAAGCACCACGCCGGGGAACGCGCCTTCATCTGTGCCGAGTGTGGCAAAGCCTTCAGCCTCAAGCACAACCTCATCATCCACCAGCGCATCCACACCGGCGAGCGGCCCTACCAGTGCGGCATCTGCCAGAAGAGCTTCAGCCTCAAGCAGAACCTGCTCACCCACCAGCGCATCCACAGCGGCGAGAAGCCCTTCTCCTGCCAGCGCTGCGGGAAGCGCTTCCGCGAGCAGCGCTTCCTCCTCAACCACCAGCGCACCCACGCCGAGGACCGGCCCGGCACCGCCGCCGAGGTCCAGCCCGGCGGCAGCCGCTCGCCAGAGCCCCAGGAAGCAGCCAGTGGCCCCTTTGCCTGCACCCGCTGCGGGAAGAGCTTCggctgcaggagcagcctggCCGCGCACCAGCGCAGCCACGGTGGGGAGCGGCCCTTCGCCTGCCCCGACTGCGGCAAAACCTTCAGCCAAAAGGGCTCCCTGAGGATCCACCGGCGCACCCACAGCGGCGACACCCCCTTCGCCTGCGCCCAGTGCGGCAAGAGCTTTGCCCAGAAGGTCAACCTCACCGCGCACCAACGCACCCACGGGGCCGAGGCCGCCCTCAC GGAATGA